In one Actinomycetes bacterium genomic region, the following are encoded:
- a CDS encoding ISNCY family transposase — MFRIVGDQPSLWESVWPEELLRLPDELARVDTMLDDPAFFASFVPFFDPRVGRP; from the coding sequence GTGTTTCGTATCGTGGGCGATCAGCCGTCGTTGTGGGAGTCGGTGTGGCCGGAGGAACTGCTGCGGCTACCGGATGAGTTGGCTCGGGTCGACACGATGCTGGACGACCCGGCGTTCTTCGCTTCGTTCGTGCCGTTCTTCGACCCGCGGGTCGGTCGGCCGT